In one window of Mesorhizobium sp. B2-1-1 DNA:
- a CDS encoding group III truncated hemoglobin, protein MTANGRSKRTIVVDGVPLPNMLDEAMIRSVVHGFYDEIRRDDLLGPIFHDRIEPDKWPQHLAKMCDFWSATLLRTSRYDGRPLPPHLVIAGLGAAHFRRWLILFRTTVRRICPAEVATLFMDRALRIAHSFRLAIAFNRGETTIGIEPIVERDL, encoded by the coding sequence ATGACCGCGAACGGTCGAAGCAAGAGAACAATCGTGGTCGACGGCGTGCCATTGCCCAACATGCTCGACGAGGCAATGATCCGCAGTGTAGTCCACGGGTTTTATGACGAAATTCGCCGTGATGACCTTCTCGGTCCCATTTTCCACGATCGGATCGAGCCAGATAAATGGCCGCAGCATCTGGCGAAGATGTGTGACTTCTGGTCCGCTACTCTACTTCGGACATCCCGATACGACGGCAGGCCACTGCCGCCGCACCTGGTCATAGCCGGCCTCGGCGCGGCGCATTTCCGTCGCTGGCTAATATTGTTTCGGACAACGGTGCGTCGCATTTGCCCGGCCGAGGTGGCGACGCTTTTTATGGATCGCGCGCTGCGAATTGCTCACAGTTTCCGTCTCGCGATCGCCTTCAACCGCGGCGAGACCACGATCGGCATCGAACCTATCGTCGAGAGAGACTTGTGA
- a CDS encoding Tim44/TimA family putative adaptor protein, with protein sequence MNETTDPNNQILLVAIIAFYWALLGSWGQTLPRSGNDKAKQDDAPREQRTGSIDDISYTDTRLDAIREIDPTFDLAAFLTGANMAYEAILRAYADSDIPTLKRLVGPEVLDIFGRAIAGRRDRGEMLQLTFIGTKEAKVVDALAENGTAEIAVRFVSDVVSVTRSANDAIVAGDPQQIVEVIDTWTFACDTPSTKRNWMLIATEGE encoded by the coding sequence ATGAACGAAACCACAGATCCAAACAACCAGATCCTGCTCGTGGCGATCATAGCGTTTTATTGGGCATTGCTGGGCAGTTGGGGCCAAACTCTGCCGCGCTCGGGCAACGACAAGGCCAAGCAGGACGATGCGCCGAGAGAGCAGCGAACCGGCAGTATCGACGATATATCCTATACGGACACACGCTTGGATGCGATCCGAGAGATCGACCCAACTTTCGACCTTGCCGCGTTTCTGACCGGTGCCAATATGGCTTATGAAGCTATCCTGCGCGCGTATGCGGACAGCGACATCCCAACGTTGAAGCGTCTCGTCGGGCCGGAAGTGCTCGATATCTTCGGACGAGCGATTGCCGGCCGCCGGGATCGGGGGGAGATGCTGCAACTCACCTTCATTGGCACGAAGGAAGCAAAGGTCGTCGACGCTCTTGCGGAGAACGGCACCGCTGAGATTGCCGTTCGCTTCGTTTCCGACGTGGTCAGCGTTACACGCTCGGCCAACGATGCGATCGTCGCCGGCGATCCCCAGCAGATCGTTGAGGTGATCGATACGTGGACGTTCGCCTGTGACACCCCGTCAACAAAGCGCAATTGGATGTTGATCGCCACGGAAGGCGAGTAA
- a CDS encoding RrF2 family transcriptional regulator, with the protein MRLTSFSDYALRMLMYTAAAGSRLITIEEVARTFNVSKTHLNKVANTLTRGGYMKAIRGRSGGLILRRRPEMIRIGDVVRLTEPDFALVECFATGNRCVLTASCKLSGMFDEATASFLNVLDRYTLADITLMPEDFLGGQIPPVRTGATRKTV; encoded by the coding sequence ATGCGGCTGACCAGCTTTTCGGATTATGCATTGCGGATGCTGATGTACACTGCCGCCGCCGGTAGCCGGCTTATCACGATCGAGGAGGTTGCCCGCACCTTCAACGTGTCGAAGACGCATCTGAACAAGGTCGCCAACACCCTGACCCGTGGCGGCTATATGAAGGCAATCCGCGGCCGTTCCGGTGGTCTCATTCTCAGGCGCCGGCCTGAGATGATCCGGATTGGCGATGTCGTGCGGTTAACCGAGCCGGATTTCGCGCTGGTCGAATGTTTCGCGACCGGAAACCGATGTGTGCTAACCGCCTCCTGCAAGCTTTCAGGCATGTTTGACGAAGCGACAGCCTCCTTCCTGAACGTCCTTGACCGCTACACGCTCGCCGACATCACACTGATGCCCGAAGACTTCCTCGGCGGTCAGATACCACCCGTTCGCACCGGGGCGACACGCAAGACCGTATAA
- a CDS encoding FAD-dependent oxidoreductase → MAEADTKSNGPDLVQGIALSDLPDGGKLVGHCGDEQVLLVRRGAEIFAIGATCTHYGGPLGDGLVVSDSIRCPWHHACFDLRTGEALRAPAFNPLACWSVEQRDGRIFVGEKLKRTAPKPRGGSAGGVPEKVVIVGGGAAGFAAAEMLRREQYQGSIVMISDDHAPPVDRPNLSKDYLAGKAPEDWIPLRGQKFYSKNNIDLRLDTKAVDIDLRSREVILADGSRIPYDRLLLATGAEPVRLSIPGADQPHVHTLRSLADCKVIIERATTARRAIVLGASFIGLEVAAALRARNIEVHVVAPDKRPMERALGPQMGDFIRALHEEHGVVFHLEDTASSIDGNKVKLSSGNMLTADFVVAGVGVRPRTGLAERAGLTLDRGVAVNAFLETSAPDIFAAGDIARWPDPHTGENIRVEHWVVAERQGQTAALNILGHREKFAAVPFFWSQHYDVPINYVGHAGQWDEIAVDGDIGARDCLLRFKREGRTLAVASIFRDIESLGAEMEMERQMAR, encoded by the coding sequence ATGGCTGAAGCTGATACCAAATCAAACGGACCGGATCTGGTCCAGGGGATCGCGCTGTCCGACCTTCCCGATGGCGGAAAGCTTGTCGGCCATTGCGGCGACGAGCAGGTGTTGCTGGTGCGCCGCGGGGCCGAGATCTTCGCCATTGGCGCGACATGCACACATTACGGCGGGCCGCTCGGTGACGGTCTTGTGGTGTCGGATTCCATTCGATGTCCGTGGCACCACGCTTGCTTCGATCTGCGCACAGGCGAAGCCTTGCGAGCGCCTGCCTTCAATCCACTCGCTTGCTGGTCGGTGGAACAGCGCGATGGGCGGATATTCGTGGGCGAGAAACTCAAACGGACGGCGCCGAAGCCGCGCGGCGGAAGCGCGGGCGGGGTCCCCGAGAAAGTCGTCATTGTCGGCGGCGGCGCGGCCGGTTTCGCGGCGGCCGAAATGCTGCGGCGAGAGCAGTACCAGGGCAGCATCGTCATGATCAGCGACGACCATGCGCCGCCCGTCGACCGGCCGAATCTCTCCAAGGACTACCTCGCAGGGAAGGCTCCGGAGGATTGGATTCCGCTGCGCGGCCAGAAATTCTATTCAAAAAACAACATCGACCTGCGTCTCGATACGAAGGCCGTCGATATCGACCTGCGTTCTCGCGAGGTCATTCTGGCTGACGGAAGCAGGATTCCTTACGATAGACTGCTACTTGCCACGGGGGCCGAACCGGTGCGCCTCTCCATCCCCGGCGCGGATCAGCCACATGTTCACACGCTGCGCTCGCTTGCAGATTGCAAGGTGATCATCGAGCGAGCCACGACTGCGCGCCGCGCCATCGTGCTTGGCGCCAGTTTCATTGGCTTGGAAGTTGCCGCAGCGCTGCGCGCGCGCAATATCGAAGTTCATGTCGTGGCGCCGGATAAACGACCCATGGAACGGGCCCTCGGTCCGCAAATGGGTGACTTCATCCGCGCACTCCATGAGGAGCATGGAGTCGTGTTCCATCTCGAGGACACCGCGAGCAGCATCGACGGCAACAAAGTGAAACTAAGCAGTGGCAACATGTTGACGGCGGATTTCGTCGTCGCCGGCGTCGGCGTGCGTCCGCGGACCGGGCTTGCCGAAAGGGCGGGGCTCACTCTTGACCGCGGCGTCGCCGTAAATGCCTTTCTGGAGACGAGCGCACCGGACATATTCGCGGCCGGCGACATTGCGCGGTGGCCGGATCCTCACACTGGCGAGAACATTCGGGTCGAGCATTGGGTGGTTGCAGAGAGGCAGGGGCAAACCGCGGCCCTGAACATCCTCGGCCATCGCGAGAAATTCGCGGCCGTGCCGTTCTTCTGGAGCCAGCACTACGACGTTCCCATCAACTATGTCGGCCATGCCGGGCAATGGGACGAGATTGCTGTCGATGGAGACATCGGTGCCAGGGACTGCCTGCTGCGCTTCAAGCGCGAAGGGCGCACGCTGGCTGTCGCTTCGATCTTCCGTGACATCGAAAGTCTAGGGGCAGAGATGGAAATGGAGCGCCAAATGGCAAGGTAG
- a CDS encoding 5-formyltetrahydrofolate cyclo-ligase, with the protein MSDREDVCPETREYASPPCFMDELVPGYGTEPAVQDAWPDVCRWRKAERKRLIDERLAIDAEERNARSLRIASVLDLAVGRVSGRIVSGYWPFRGEPDLRNWAIKVIERGGRIALPVVIKKGWPLEFRIWGPGDPLERGFWNILVPSHGPAVQPDVVIAPVVGFDEANYRLGYGGGFFDRTLAAAPRRPLVVGVGYARSRIRTIYPQPHDIPMDAIVTDE; encoded by the coding sequence ATGTCTGATCGGGAGGATGTATGTCCGGAGACGAGAGAATACGCCTCTCCACCATGCTTTATGGATGAGCTTGTCCCGGGGTACGGCACTGAGCCGGCCGTTCAGGACGCATGGCCCGATGTCTGTCGATGGCGCAAGGCGGAACGCAAGCGTCTAATCGATGAGCGTCTCGCGATCGACGCCGAGGAACGCAATGCGAGGTCTTTACGCATCGCTTCCGTTCTCGACCTGGCCGTCGGTCGGGTGAGCGGGCGGATCGTCAGCGGCTATTGGCCGTTCCGCGGTGAGCCCGACCTCCGCAACTGGGCGATAAAGGTGATCGAGCGCGGCGGGCGGATTGCGCTTCCAGTCGTCATCAAGAAAGGCTGGCCGCTGGAGTTTCGCATCTGGGGGCCGGGAGACCCGCTCGAACGCGGATTCTGGAATATTCTTGTCCCCTCTCATGGACCTGCCGTCCAACCGGATGTGGTCATCGCGCCCGTTGTCGGTTTCGACGAGGCTAACTATCGCCTGGGTTATGGCGGCGGCTTCTTCGACCGGACCCTGGCCGCGGCGCCCAGGCGGCCTCTCGTCGTCGGCGTCGGTTACGCCCGTAGCAGGATCCGAACCATCTATCCGCAGCCGCACGACATTCCGATGGATGCGATCGTCACGGATGAATGA
- a CDS encoding cyanate transporter translates to MNSAKMSMTAQPATDRQWTLLALVVLIGINLRPFLTAPGPILADIVADTGMGYGSLAMLTLLPMLLMGLGAFVAPGIQAAVGTRRGLLAALMVLTAGSLLRLVVPGGLSLILTAALCGAGVAFIQAAFPGIIKAKFPTSTPAVTGLYSCMIMGGGALGARLAPLLVNNGYDWRAALAWLAAPAAIALCAAFRVLSDAKASRPDRALTGFLLRRPRTWVLMAAFGLVNSGYSSMVAWLAPYYQAQGWSSAASGNLVAVMAICQAASALVLPVLARRGIDRRPWLWLTLLLQAAGFAGLAVFPALSPVLWVGICGAGLGGSFSLAIVTALDHLPRPEQAGALAALMQGGGFLIAALGPFATALLHGWSGSFSSGWIMHLGCVTVTAFLYLHFNPKRYADVMRGSEQEQCEMVV, encoded by the coding sequence ATGAACAGCGCGAAAATGTCGATGACCGCGCAGCCTGCAACCGACAGGCAATGGACGCTGCTTGCCCTCGTCGTGCTAATCGGGATCAACCTGCGTCCCTTCCTGACGGCGCCGGGACCGATATTGGCCGATATCGTGGCCGACACCGGGATGGGCTATGGCAGCCTGGCCATGCTGACGCTGTTGCCGATGCTGCTGATGGGCCTGGGTGCGTTCGTTGCACCGGGCATCCAGGCGGCCGTCGGAACGCGCCGGGGCCTGCTCGCGGCGCTAATGGTGCTGACAGCGGGCTCGCTGCTCAGGCTTGTCGTGCCCGGCGGCCTGTCGTTGATCCTGACGGCGGCACTTTGCGGGGCGGGGGTGGCCTTCATCCAGGCCGCGTTTCCGGGGATCATCAAGGCAAAGTTCCCGACCAGCACACCCGCCGTGACCGGCCTCTATTCCTGCATGATCATGGGCGGTGGGGCGCTTGGCGCACGTCTGGCGCCCCTGCTCGTCAACAACGGATACGACTGGCGGGCAGCCCTTGCCTGGCTCGCGGCTCCCGCCGCCATCGCGCTGTGCGCCGCATTCCGCGTCCTGTCCGACGCCAAGGCTTCAAGACCCGATCGCGCCTTGACCGGTTTTCTGCTTCGCCGTCCACGGACCTGGGTCCTGATGGCGGCCTTCGGCCTGGTCAACTCCGGTTATTCATCTATGGTCGCCTGGCTTGCGCCCTACTACCAGGCGCAAGGATGGAGCAGTGCCGCCAGCGGCAATCTTGTGGCCGTGATGGCCATTTGCCAGGCGGCTTCGGCCCTGGTGCTGCCTGTCCTGGCGCGCCGGGGCATCGACCGCCGTCCCTGGCTCTGGCTGACCCTGCTGCTGCAGGCTGCGGGCTTTGCCGGACTTGCGGTTTTTCCCGCACTGTCGCCCGTTCTGTGGGTGGGGATATGCGGGGCCGGTCTTGGCGGAAGCTTCTCGCTTGCAATCGTCACGGCGCTCGATCATCTGCCGCGCCCGGAGCAGGCGGGCGCGCTGGCTGCGCTGATGCAGGGCGGCGGTTTTCTGATCGCCGCGCTTGGTCCATTCGCCACCGCGCTCCTGCATGGCTGGAGCGGGAGCTTCAGCAGCGGATGGATCATGCATCTCGGCTGCGTGACCGTCACAGCGTTTCTCTATCTGCACTTCAACCCAAAACGGTACGCCGACGTCATGAGGGGCTCGGAACAAGAGCAGTGCGAAATGGTAGTTTAA
- the rnk gene encoding nucleoside diphosphate kinase regulator produces the protein MQDNTKTRRKPNIRISQSDHARLSAVASTVAARNPEASDELLAELERARIVADGSVSAGTVQMGSTVTFKPDTGNAKTVTLVFPGDADISEGKVSVLTPIGTALIGLSAEQSIMWTARDGRRHKLSVLAVGQPAADGDAVDRRAPASSAIPADA, from the coding sequence ATGCAAGACAACACGAAAACCCGGCGCAAGCCGAACATCCGCATCTCACAGTCAGACCATGCGCGTCTGTCGGCGGTTGCGAGCACCGTGGCCGCGCGCAATCCGGAGGCCTCCGATGAACTGCTCGCCGAACTCGAGCGGGCACGTATAGTCGCCGATGGTTCGGTCTCCGCCGGCACCGTCCAGATGGGTTCGACGGTGACATTCAAGCCCGATACTGGCAATGCCAAGACAGTCACGCTGGTTTTTCCTGGCGACGCGGATATCTCCGAAGGCAAGGTTTCAGTCCTCACGCCGATCGGCACGGCCCTGATCGGCCTCTCGGCCGAACAGTCGATCATGTGGACCGCGCGCGATGGGCGCCGGCACAAACTGTCGGTGCTCGCCGTAGGCCAACCCGCTGCGGACGGCGATGCAGTCGATCGGCGCGCACCAGCGTCTTCGGCGATCCCGGCAGACGCCTAG
- a CDS encoding nucleoside-diphosphate kinase, with the protein MPTIDSCQLTTKDFTILEVMQERHPRGDALSVVLQRKISSAIVMFREDIPPTVVTLSTRVTYRVNDGPAETRIVAHDEMRGLVGMLLPITNPRGLALLGLAEGQSMSIPTAQGGHETLTVHEVVYQPEAARRERLKLAGSAAPEPWRPNGPVLRVVHHSDEAEPNAENRAMAAFNDGFDDPGPSAA; encoded by the coding sequence ATGCCCACTATCGATAGCTGCCAACTGACCACCAAGGACTTCACGATTCTTGAAGTGATGCAAGAGCGCCATCCCCGCGGCGATGCCTTGTCCGTTGTCCTTCAACGGAAGATTTCGAGCGCAATTGTGATGTTTCGAGAAGACATTCCGCCAACGGTCGTGACGCTCAGCACCCGAGTGACCTATCGTGTAAACGACGGCCCTGCCGAGACCCGCATCGTCGCACATGACGAGATGCGCGGTCTGGTTGGCATGCTTTTGCCGATCACCAACCCGCGCGGCCTCGCGCTGCTTGGTCTGGCCGAAGGTCAGTCCATGTCCATTCCGACCGCGCAAGGCGGCCATGAAACACTGACTGTGCATGAAGTGGTCTACCAACCGGAAGCCGCAAGGCGTGAGAGATTGAAGCTGGCGGGGAGTGCGGCGCCGGAGCCGTGGCGACCGAACGGACCGGTTTTGCGCGTCGTCCATCACTCTGATGAGGCAGAACCCAACGCGGAAAACAGGGCCATGGCGGCTTTCAACGACGGGTTTGACGACCCGGGGCCGTCGGCCGCCTGA
- a CDS encoding LysR family transcriptional regulator, whose product MDIDRARTFLEIVHSGSFLRAADRLHVTQTTVSARIRTLEEELGRQLFVRNRNGAQLTQAGREFERFAQSFVQIWERARHQLAIPSGRTSVVALGGELSLWNPLLLDWLVWMKKARPEIAIQAQVGVPDQLLEQLRTGVLDIAVLYAPKLLPGFRVELLVEEQLVLVRSTDRDSELDASRDYVYVDWGPLFAAQHGASSSAFGEPGLMVGLGPLGLSYILRAGGMGYFRRGAAAPHIEAGQLEVVEGAPEFTYPAYAVYPDASASRTDVQEALRGLKQVVK is encoded by the coding sequence ATGGACATCGACCGCGCGCGCACGTTTTTGGAAATCGTCCATTCCGGCAGCTTTCTGAGAGCTGCCGACCGACTCCACGTCACCCAGACCACTGTCAGCGCGCGGATACGCACGTTGGAGGAAGAGCTCGGACGTCAGCTCTTTGTCCGCAATCGCAATGGTGCGCAGTTGACGCAGGCGGGCCGGGAGTTCGAGCGGTTCGCGCAATCATTCGTGCAAATCTGGGAACGAGCACGCCACCAGCTCGCCATCCCATCGGGACGGACAAGCGTCGTTGCCCTGGGCGGGGAGCTCAGCCTGTGGAACCCGCTGCTGCTCGATTGGCTGGTCTGGATGAAGAAGGCCAGGCCGGAAATCGCCATCCAAGCCCAGGTCGGCGTGCCGGACCAGCTCCTCGAGCAGCTCAGGACTGGCGTTCTCGACATCGCGGTGCTCTATGCGCCGAAGCTGCTGCCAGGCTTCAGGGTGGAGCTCCTCGTGGAGGAGCAGCTCGTCTTGGTTCGGAGCACGGACAGGGACTCAGAGTTGGACGCCTCAAGGGACTATGTCTATGTCGATTGGGGGCCGCTGTTTGCGGCCCAACATGGCGCCAGTTCCTCTGCCTTCGGGGAGCCGGGATTGATGGTCGGCCTTGGTCCGCTTGGGCTGAGCTACATCCTGCGCGCCGGCGGAATGGGCTATTTCCGTAGGGGCGCGGCAGCGCCCCATATCGAGGCCGGGCAGTTGGAGGTCGTGGAGGGCGCGCCGGAATTCACCTATCCGGCCTATGCAGTCTATCCGGATGCAAGCGCGTCGCGAACCGACGTACAGGAGGCGCTACGTGGATTGAAGCAGGTGGTGAAATGA
- a CDS encoding DUF488 family protein, whose translation MPYPFHTIGHSTRSIAEFVALLRVGEITLVVDIRTIRRSRANPQFNSETLPDSLADFAIGYEHIAELGGLRGKAHPIPPTLNAFWINQSFHNYADYALSAEFHGGLERLVSLGRQQRCAIMCSETLWWRCHRRIVADYLISRGESVFHLMGHDKVEPAKLTDGVEARLDGTLVYPPSPRSG comes from the coding sequence ATGCCTTATCCGTTCCACACCATCGGTCACTCGACCCGGTCGATCGCCGAATTCGTCGCCCTGTTGCGGGTTGGCGAGATTACCCTCGTGGTCGACATAAGGACCATCCGGCGATCGCGGGCGAATCCGCAATTCAACAGCGAAACGCTGCCGGACAGCCTTGCGGATTTCGCGATCGGATATGAGCATATTGCCGAGCTTGGCGGCCTGCGCGGCAAGGCGCACCCCATTCCACCGACGCTCAATGCATTCTGGATCAACCAGAGTTTTCACAACTACGCCGACTACGCGCTGTCGGCGGAGTTTCATGGCGGCCTGGAGCGGCTTGTGTCCCTTGGCAGGCAGCAGCGGTGCGCCATCATGTGCTCGGAAACGCTTTGGTGGCGTTGCCACAGAAGAATCGTCGCGGACTATCTGATCAGTCGTGGCGAGTCTGTTTTTCATCTGATGGGCCATGACAAGGTCGAGCCGGCGAAGCTCACCGACGGTGTGGAGGCAAGGCTCGACGGAACGCTTGTCTACCCGCCTTCCCCGCGTTCTGGGTAG